A segment of the Amia ocellicauda isolate fAmiCal2 chromosome 5, fAmiCal2.hap1, whole genome shotgun sequence genome:
acctaccattaaaattatagactgatcatttgtttgtcagtgggcaaacgtacaaaatcagcaggggatcaaatacttttttccctcactgtatatggtaGTCCTATTGGCCCTTCTTGCTTATTTGGTTCAGTTTTAAAATCCTAAAATTCCAGCCAATTCCTGAAGGATACCCACACAGGGAGCTTCATCTCGCATGCGTGGTTAATATTTTCCCTCATTGTTGGAGAGCCATCTATGAAGAGAAGACTTGAATCAGTGCTCTGAAGAGAACCATGCCAAGTTTTCAATTCAATCATGAACATCAAACATTTTCTACTTCATGTGAAAAATGTAGGCTAATTTCAGTTTCAAGATAACTACTGTGATTCCCATTCCCAAGTATATCCACATTAATCCGCTGTTTTGCATTATTTAACAATTTGATGACAGTAATTCAAAACGTACTCTACCTATTCAAAAACAGAACAGTAATACTTCCTGAATTGAGGAATACAGCTGTGTAAGCTTTAAAAGCCTAGCACAGACTGGGCCATTGCAGTagccttgacaactaccaataGCCAACACAGCCCTTTGAATGATTCATGCAATTAATAAGCAGCATCTGTAGAAAACAATAATCGCGTTTACCAAAGGCAATGGACTTATTCAGGAAATAACAATGCTGCTGCTTTTGAAAATCATTTTTACATGGAAAATTATGCAGAAATTGAATTTGGCCTTGGTTCATTATGCAGATGTCCTTGGAATAGGGGGAAGTGGATTGTTGATTGTAGTCGGAAACCATTCATACAATTGTACTGCAGCAGACCTCTAATTTGAAACACttccatatatatacacacagcgaTAAGGGGACTAACAAAAACTTAAGGGAAATTTATGTAATGTCACAATTTTTAGATGTGCAGGCTGTTAGAAATACTGatgtacagaaaataaataataagatcACTGACAAGACCATAATTTTTCTCATGATTTTGAGTCATGGACAAACAAGCAACCGGCTACCTACCTTCAGCAGTTCAACAACCGTTTCAAAATGCAGGAATCTGTGCTAGGAACAAGTGCTGGGAAAAAACAGTACATAGCAAGTGAacaatatgtataatatttaaaaatgatctGATTAACAGATGGTAATTTGCCcatctatttttaattaaaatgtttggaTTTTTCACAGTTTTTCATGTGGATTTAACGGCTTGTGTAGGCATGTTTTGGAGGTGTTTTGAAAGGAAAGCAGACCACACCCAGTTTTTGGTTGCTCTGCCTTTATTTTCAGTTTGCATTATTTCTGCAGCAGTTACTCTTATTTGTACACCAACTAAGCTGATGGCATAGGAAGTGACTGTATCTGGTTATTCACTGTAACTTGTctaagtttgtttttaatatgctCAAAACCCTTGTAATTGTTTTGTACATTATATGGAAGTATATAAATCACCTTAGAAAAAGAGCTAAATGATGCGTAATGTATTCAATAATGATAATGAATTCAAAAATTTATAAAAGGGATGATCATTGTCTTTTTCAGGCTTGGGCTTCTGTCTAAGCTTCCAGCCAGCGGTTACTATCCTGGGGCACTACTTTGTGCGGCGGAGAGCATTGGCCAATGCCATTTCCTCCACAGGCACTGCCATTGGGCTGTCCATATGGCCTCTGTTTTCTCAGTTCCTGTTGAGCTGCATGGGCTGGCGGGGCAGCTTTCTGATCCTGGGGGGGGTGCTGCtgaactgctgtgtgtgtggagcCGTGATGAGGCCTTTGAACCCTAGGCGCAGGCATCGAGAAATCAAGGAGGCGAGCCCTAAAGAAGGAGGATGGAGGCAGGTGGTGATGAAGAAACTCTTGGGCTTCCTAGCCGGTTTACAGAAGCACATGGCCTTTGACCTCTTCTGCACCAGCAGGCGGTATCGGGCATTTACCATAAGCATCACCTGGATGATGCTGGGCTTCATCGTGCCCCTTATCTATGTGGTGCCCTATGCCACCAGCCACGGCATGGAGCAGAGCAAAGCTGCCCTCCTGCTGGCCATCCTGGGCTTCATCAATATATTCACGCGGCCCCTGTCGGGCGTCGTCTTCGGCATGAAATACTTCTCTGGGAAGACTGTGTACCTGTTCAGCACTGCAGTGTTCGTGAACGGCCTGAGTAACTGCATCTGCTGCATCTCGGCCAGCTTCCCCGTGCTGGTGCTTTACTGCGTGGTGTACGGCTTGTCCATGAGCGTCGTCGGCTCCCTGATGTTCACCGTGATGATGGAGATTGTGGATATGAGCCTCTTCCCCAGTGCCCTGGGGCTCCTCACCATCATGGAGAGCGTGACGCTGCTCATCGGGCCTCCCCTGGCAGGTAAGGCAGGGACTCTTCTAACATTAAACAAAGAACATCCCAGTGGTGTTGAAAGTTATTTCTTACAGTGCCTTCtctgtatactgtatactgcAGGACACATGCGGAAATCCTTTGAATTCCTGAAATTCCTCAGCAGTCCTTTacgtttaaaaacatttatgttTATTCACACACCTCCCCACTGGCGTCTTTATGATGAGATGAATGGTTTAACATTGAAATTTGCAGTGTATGAAAATGACTTAATTTTTTGTTACATTCCATCTGTTTGTACATTCTTGTTACCAGAATGattcatttcagtttttcaataGAATTTTGTGTTCCCGATCTGCCCTCCTTTCTGGGTTTGGTTTAAATCCTTTTGAATTTCGTCTGTGAGTGGTCCTAGTTTCTATGGCTCTGTGAAATAACTACAGGATATTTTATGCTTCATTAAGATCAAACAAGTACCGTTCAATTTCGTTATTAAAAAAATCCTAATTCTCTGACCCTTTCCTATGGTGCACAATGTGATACCAGCGATAATCCGGTCACAACTTTCCACTAGCACATGGCTAGAGATCAAGATAATTTTAGTACAAATACATTTGCTGTACTACACTATCTTGCCCTCTCTCACAGCATTTCAGTGTTTGTTCAGCACAATCCatctaacatttatttaaaagacaCACACTGAACATAACGTGCACCCACAATGGCTAAGGTTTAAATGTGAGCGATAGAGGATGTTTTGGAAATTCGGAATGGCTGCACAAGCTTCTCTGGTTTCATGGTTGTAACTGAAATATATGCCCTTTCTAAATGGACACCGCTATATTTATCCAGAGCCTTATTTAGAAACCAAACAGTCAGGCTTATTCgtagtaaacaaaaataaatgaaaataaattgttaaaGCTACAGTACAAGTACCATTTGTGTATAAAGAGTGCAGATTATTTATGCAGGGGTGACGTAAGTCAGTAATTACCCTTATTGTATTGTGCCACCAACAATAATGAAAAGTATCTAGTTTCTCTGTGAAACCAGGGAAGGTGTTACATTGCTCTGACCTAGCTCTCAGGCACTGATAATGTCTTTTAGTTCTTTCAGACTCCGGCGTGTTCGGATAAATTACCGGACGGTTGTTGGGCTTTGTTGCTTTCTTTCTGTAGGATTAGGGCCTGTAAGATGAATGCTGCTGCTTTTCTGATGTTGGAGAAGGAAAGAATATATGAAATATTGTTCATTTACACTGGCACATTTTGCTGGGTTCTGAGGCTgtttttacacaatttaaatttgttttctgaacatttacatttatgaacacattatttttgttgtaatttcACTTTCATTAATTGATCATCAGTATCAAAGACCCTGGTACATTCAGCTCTAAGTGTCTCAGGTTGATGGCTAAACTACCCAGGGGGGTTCTCTTTGAATGCAATTGTACAGGGTGTAGTTACAACCCCATTCTGCCTGCACCACTTGATTTCTATAAACTTGCCCTGTACACAATTGGACTATAATTGGATTATCAAACATCCTATTCTTAGTgccttgtttattttaatcaggtttggtaattgttttaatttttatgtattatttattcatttgttaattcattcatgtatttattcaattctgaacaagaaaaaaaacctcCTAAAGCACCATTTTATACAGGCAGAAAAGGAAACTGgtcataattattttaaatcagtGTGTCTAAAATAACATGTAATATGTTGTGCCTTGTACTGCactatatttttgcactttgtattgcgcttatattttgtaagtcgccttggataagggcatctgctaagaaataaataataataataaataacaatctacatttgaaaaataaataacaggaaCTTAAAGTGTAACAGGCATGATtcataaaatcaatcaatcaatcagtttttatttgtatagcgcccttcgcagggtagccacagagcgctttacagactggtaaacatacaacaaacgtacaatacataaatacaataaaattaaatatagacctgtaaacatcttacatgatctagaataaagtgagtgatcatttaagtaaataaaccaattaggcatggaggagagaaaaacaaaaaaactcctatggatggcatgtaggagaaaatgaatctctgggggtccacggcttagggcctaggcctaatggttgcctcccctccaggcagtatagttattacagcagcaagaagatcagaaaaatcttgatcggtgctgctggctgtgctcttccctctggaggaggcctctcgctggccatcgggggtggagggtttggaccatcaacaggctttgggttgcgatggctcgtcacaccttgggt
Coding sequences within it:
- the slc16a5a gene encoding monocarboxylate transporter 6; translation: MSKGHSPHTGQGGHAESVNGGAHRRVPSLQLDGGSEANACPSESEVQTPAVELTESRAGQRLKPAPDGGWGWVVLTATVLVLALTLAFPSCIGIFYTELQNDFQASNSETSWVPSIMTAVLHVGGPLCSVLVEHYGCRVTVMVGGLLSGVGMATSSFTQSIGQLYITAGVITGLGFCLSFQPAVTILGHYFVRRRALANAISSTGTAIGLSIWPLFSQFLLSCMGWRGSFLILGGVLLNCCVCGAVMRPLNPRRRHREIKEASPKEGGWRQVVMKKLLGFLAGLQKHMAFDLFCTSRRYRAFTISITWMMLGFIVPLIYVVPYATSHGMEQSKAALLLAILGFINIFTRPLSGVVFGMKYFSGKTVYLFSTAVFVNGLSNCICCISASFPVLVLYCVVYGLSMSVVGSLMFTVMMEIVDMSLFPSALGLLTIMESVTLLIGPPLAGLLVDTTQTYSYVFYASSAAVSSAAVFLWISFYLVDKEERTKATEKSPSHLSPDCKYIGMEQQRAAGERSAETVFVSNV